A portion of the Daphnia magna isolate NIES linkage group LG4, ASM2063170v1.1, whole genome shotgun sequence genome contains these proteins:
- the LOC116921050 gene encoding anamorsin homolog isoform X1, whose translation MSLLCRFSMSQLLTKMSLAKIPSEVLNRLKDGTVLVLWGAGSSPEDVQRFSQELSTQQCSRIIVEHFERLILSSHPNSTFDAVLSNLFEPHTAKHSFELLSEIVRIMKTNGLIFGKEKSDRISADLKLAGFCNIIVEPTENSFSAQTPNFEVGSSSRLAFAKPTVWSLSDNLVDDQIELINEDDLLDENDLKKPEAETLRVCGTTGKRKACKDCSCGLAEELEAGQPVKPTTKSATSSCGSCYLGDAFRCASCPYLGMPAFKPGEKIQLSERQLNPDL comes from the exons ATGAGCCTGTTGTGCCGGTTCTCGATGAG TCAGCTTTTGACGAAAATGTCGCTTGCAAAGATTCCATCAGAAGTTCTTAATAGACTAAAAGATGGAACAGTTCTCGTACTCTGGGGCGCTGGTAGCTCTCCGGAAGATGTACAAAGATTTTCTCAGGAACTCTCTACCCAACAGTGTAGCCGTATTATAGTTGAGCATTTTGAACGTTTAATTTTGT CTAGCCACCCAAATTCAACATTCGATGCGGttctttcaaatttatttgaacCACATACAGCAAAACATTCATTTGAGCTTTTATCCGAAATTGTTAGGATTATGAAGACAAATGGGCTCATATTTGGCAAAGAGAAATCTGATAGAATTTCAGCTGACCTCAAACTTGCAGGATTCTGCAACATCATTGTTGAACCCACTGAAAACTCCTTTTCTGCCCAGACACCAAATTTTGAAGTGGGGTCATCATCCAGGCTTGCATTTGCTAAACCAACAGTATGGTCTCTTTCTGATAATCTTGTAGATGACCAGATTGAGCTAATCAATGAAGATGATTTGCTTGATGAGAATGATCTGAAAAAACCTGAAGCTGAAACCTTAAGAG TGTGTGGAACAACTGGGAAGCGCAAAGCTTGCAAAGACTGTTCATGTGGACTAGCAGAAGAGCTTGAAGCAGGTCAGCCAGTAAAGCCTACAACAAAGTCTGCTACATCATCTTGTGGGAGT TGTTATCTTGGAGATGCCTTCCGTTGCGCCAGCTGCCCATACCTCGGGATGCCGGCGTTTAAACCAGGGGAGAAAATCCAACTGTCTGAAAGACAATTGAATCCTGATTTGTAA
- the LOC116921050 gene encoding anamorsin homolog isoform X2: protein MKGREEVLNRLKDGTVLVLWGAGSSPEDVQRFSQELSTQQCSRIIVEHFERLILSSHPNSTFDAVLSNLFEPHTAKHSFELLSEIVRIMKTNGLIFGKEKSDRISADLKLAGFCNIIVEPTENSFSAQTPNFEVGSSSRLAFAKPTVWSLSDNLVDDQIELINEDDLLDENDLKKPEAETLRVCGTTGKRKACKDCSCGLAEELEAGQPVKPTTKSATSSCGSCYLGDAFRCASCPYLGMPAFKPGEKIQLSERQLNPDL, encoded by the exons ATGAAGGGAAGAGAAG AAGTTCTTAATAGACTAAAAGATGGAACAGTTCTCGTACTCTGGGGCGCTGGTAGCTCTCCGGAAGATGTACAAAGATTTTCTCAGGAACTCTCTACCCAACAGTGTAGCCGTATTATAGTTGAGCATTTTGAACGTTTAATTTTGT CTAGCCACCCAAATTCAACATTCGATGCGGttctttcaaatttatttgaacCACATACAGCAAAACATTCATTTGAGCTTTTATCCGAAATTGTTAGGATTATGAAGACAAATGGGCTCATATTTGGCAAAGAGAAATCTGATAGAATTTCAGCTGACCTCAAACTTGCAGGATTCTGCAACATCATTGTTGAACCCACTGAAAACTCCTTTTCTGCCCAGACACCAAATTTTGAAGTGGGGTCATCATCCAGGCTTGCATTTGCTAAACCAACAGTATGGTCTCTTTCTGATAATCTTGTAGATGACCAGATTGAGCTAATCAATGAAGATGATTTGCTTGATGAGAATGATCTGAAAAAACCTGAAGCTGAAACCTTAAGAG TGTGTGGAACAACTGGGAAGCGCAAAGCTTGCAAAGACTGTTCATGTGGACTAGCAGAAGAGCTTGAAGCAGGTCAGCCAGTAAAGCCTACAACAAAGTCTGCTACATCATCTTGTGGGAGT TGTTATCTTGGAGATGCCTTCCGTTGCGCCAGCTGCCCATACCTCGGGATGCCGGCGTTTAAACCAGGGGAGAAAATCCAACTGTCTGAAAGACAATTGAATCCTGATTTGTAA
- the LOC116921053 gene encoding mpv17-like protein 2, giving the protein MIVKSFALSLVRLKWSAIIKTSKVAGKTLFSKYLLITNVTISTSLSGIGDTLQQQYEILTGDDPNQTWNKKRTVDMSATGTVVGVICHFWYNWLDKRLPGKTFKIVLKKLLVDQVIFSPFLIAVFFGTVGVLEHMSTAEVLEEIKAKAWRLYAAEWVVWPPAQLINFYLLPTRFRVLYDNTISLGYDVYTSYVKHDKT; this is encoded by the exons ATGATAGTGAAATCGTTTGCGCTATCTTTAGTTCGTCTGAAATGGAGTGCAATAATAAAGACGAGCAAAGTTGCCGGGAAAACCTTATTCAGCAAATATTTGTTAA TTACAAATGTTACAATATCAACAAGTCTTAGTGGAATTGGAGATACCTTACAGCAACAATATGAAATTTTGACTGGTGATGATCCTAACCAAACTTGGAATAAAAAACGAACCGTAGACATGTCGGCCACGGGCACCGTAGTAGGAG tGATTTGCCATTTTTGGTACAATTGGCTTGATAAGAGATTACCTggaaaaactttcaaaattgtaCTGAAGAAACTACTGGTGGATCAAGtgattttttccccatttctaATTGCCGTGTTTTTTGGAACAGTTGGTGTCTTAGAACATATGAG CACTGCTGAAGTGTTGGAAGAAATCAAAGCGAAAGCGTGGAGACTTTATGCTGCTGAATGGGTAGTGTGGCCTCCAGCTCAGTTGATCAATTTCTACCTGCTACCAACCAGATTTAGAGTACTGTATGACAACACAATATCACTAGGCTATGATGTCTACACTAGTTATGTAAAGCATGATAAAACCTAG
- the LOC116921056 gene encoding histone H3, which translates to MARTKQTARKSTGGKAPRKQLATKAARKSAPATGGVKKPHRYRPGTVALREIRRYQKSTELLIRKLPFQRLVREIAQDFKTDLRFQSSAVMALQEASEAYLVGLFEDTNLCAIHAKRVTIMPKDIQLARRIRGERA; encoded by the coding sequence ATGGCCCGTACTAAGCAGACAGCTCGAAAGTCTACTGGTGGCAAGGCGCCCCGAAAACAGTTGGCTACAAAAGCTGCTCGTAAGAGTGCCCCAGCCACTGGCGGTGTTAAGAAGCCCCATCGTTATCGCCCCGGAACCGTTGCTCTCCGAGAGATTCGCCGGTACCAGAAGTCTACTGAGCTTCTGATCCGCAAACTTCCATTCCAACGCTTGGTCAGAGAAATCGCCCAAGATTTTAAGACCGACTTGCGATTTCAGAGCTCAGCAGTTATGGCTTTGCAGGAGGCAAGCGAAGCTTACCTAGTGGGTCTTTTCGAAGACACTAACTTGTGTGCCATTCACGCCAAGCGAGTCACAATCATGCCTAAAGATATCCAGTTAGCCCGTCGTATCCGTGGTGAACGTGCTTAA
- the LOC116921060 gene encoding histone H4 → MTGRGKGGKGLGKGGAKRHRKVLRDNIQGITKPAIRRLARRGGVKRISGLIYEETRGVLKVFLENVIRDAVTYTEHAKRKTVTAMDVVYALKRQGRTLYGFGG, encoded by the coding sequence ATGACAGGTCGTGGTAAAGGCGGTAAAGGGCTAGGTAAAGGGGGAGCCAAGCGTCATCGTAAAGTTTTACGTGACAACATTCAAGGTATCACCAAACCGGCCATCCGTCGTCTTGCCCGCCGCGGTGGTGTAAAACGTATATCTGGTCTCATCTACGAGGAAACTCGCGGTGTTCTAAAAGTATTTCTTGAAAACGTCATTCGTGACGCTGTTACTTACACCGAACATGCTAAAAGAAAGACAGTAACTGCCATGGACGTTGTGTACGCGCTGAAGCGCCAGGGACGTACTCTGTACGGTTTTGGCGgctaa
- the LOC116921058 gene encoding histone H2B.3 — protein sequence MPPKVSGKAAKKAGKAQKNIAKGDKKKKRKRKESYAIYIYKVLKQVHPDTGISSKAMTIMNSFVNDIFERIAGESSRLAHYNKRSTITSREIQTAVRLLLPGELAKHAVSEGTKAVTKYTSTK from the coding sequence ATGCCCCCTAAAGTTAGCGGCAAAGCAGCCAAAAAAGCTGGCAAAGCTCAGAAGAACATTGCCAAAggagacaaaaagaaaaagcgcaAGAGGAAGGAGAGCTATGCTATCTACATCTACAAAGTGTTAAAGCAGGTCCACCCCGACACTGGCATTTCTTCGAAAGCTATGACGATCATGAACAGTTTCGTCAATGACATTTTCGAACGTATTGCTGGAGAATCTTCTCGTCTTGCCCACTACAACAAGCGTTCTACCATCACGAGCCGGGAAATTCAGACAGCTGTCCGTCTCCTTCTGCCCGGAGAATTGGCCAAGCACGCAGTATCTGAAGGCACAAAGGCTGTGACTAAGTACACTAGTACTAAGTAA
- the LOC123471502 gene encoding histone H2A-like translates to MSGRGKGGKVKGKSKTRSSRAGLQFPVGRIHRMLRKGSYAERVGAGAPVYLAAVMEYLAAEVLELAGNAARDNKKTRIIPRHLQLAIRNDEELNKLLSGVTIAQGGVLPNIQAVLLPKKTDKPAKA, encoded by the coding sequence ATGTCTGGTCGTGGTAAAGGAGGCAAAGTCAAGGGAAAGTCAAAGACCCGTTCCAGCAGAGCCGGACTTCAATTCCCCGTTGGTCGCATCCATCGAATGCTTCGCAAGGGATCGTACGCTGAACGTGTCGGTGCCGGTGCCCCTGTTTATTTGGCTGCTGTTATGGAGTACTTGGCCGCTGAAGTTCTTGAATTGGCCGGTAACGCAGCTCGTGACAACAAGAAGACTCGTATCATCCCTCGCCACTTGCAATTGGCCATCCGCAACGACGAAGAGTTGAACAAACTTCTATCAGGTGTCACTATTGCTcaaggtggtgttctgcccaACATCCAGGCCGTTCTCCTGCCCAAGAAGACCGATAAACCCGCCAAGGCTTAA